TATGGATTTCTCTCCTATTTTAGCCTTCTTGGCACTGAATTTAGTTGGTGGCTTACTGAGAAGCCTCTCTGCACTTTCTTTTGTACAGGCTTTTTAGCGATCGCTTTAACTAAATATCGGCTTTTGTAGAGACGTTTGGGGTAAAATCGTCTCTACATTGCTTTATATGGGGAGTAGCGCCTAGACTTGAGAGCAATTGAACAGATAACAGAAATTTAAACCCTGTAGAGACTCTAGACAGTGGTCAAATTAACTCAAGTCCGGTTAATTAGTGATGTTTGCCCAAAAGGCTTACCCCCAAGAGGAGGAGAGACAAAGCATAGGAGTTTAATTCAGTAATTAAACGGACATGATATAATTTAAAGTCATGAACTACGAATTTACCTGCGAACTTGTCCGCTAAATCCCGAAGCTTTAAACTGCTTCAACTGCAAAGGTTCCGGTTGGTTGGCTGGAACAGAAATTCTCAATTCAAAATCACTCACACCCGGTGGAATTTCGGGAATAGAACCAAGACGAGTGCGGTTTTGCATGACTGGGTTATTGTTGGCATCATAGATGCGTCCAAATATATCTGCGTCATAAACCATTTTATAAGTGCCATTTTCTGCTTTACCTGTAACAATAAAACAATTAGCTGCCGCACTACCACTACTAATCACAGATCCTTCTGCCAGTTCTGCTGGACAATCCTGATAGGAAACATCAAATAGTTTGATCTGTGTCAGAGCTATAGACTCTGGAGTATACACCCATGACACAACTGCGAGTAAGCAGGAAATAAAGACGACAGTGATTAATTTTGCATACTGAGTGATGATTCGGGAAGCTGTTTGCATAACTAAAGTTGGCGAATTTAATAAAAATGCTATGTTGTGATTAATTTTCATATCTCAATGCGGTGGTAACAGAACTTAACTCAACTATGTCAACTGGATTTCATAACTGGGAGGTTGGAGAGTTTTATGGAACTATTGTAATAATTAGGTAAACATACCCTCAATTGCTATCAACTTATGACTCCAGATGAGATTGAAACAGCCTTGCAAACAGCCTTTAATAGTTGTAATGCAGCTAGCTGTCCTCTCACTGATATGCAGAAGCAGATATTACTGCGAGTGATCGAGCAAATTCAGGGAGACTCTAAATTGAAGATATCAGATTTAGCTAACCCCTTAGACGAACTTTCTGCGGAGGAATTGGCAGCGTTTTTACAGTTTGTCAAAACTAAGGAACAACAAAACCGCACTTGGAAGGTGCAATTACTCAATGATTGGCTACATGAAAACGATTCGGGAAATGTCCAATTTATTCGTCAACGCTACGGTTTACCGTGGCTAAATCGTGTAGAGTCATATCATTTTGAGAAGTATTCTCAGGTCGAGGATGCACTCAAGCTCAGAGTAGGCGATCGCATTGAAATTTCCAATGGACTATGGGAATGGGTACAAGACGATGGCCCCTGTAAACGTGAGTGGTTTTCTTGCATGGTACTACAAATTGATGAAATTCATGATGACGATGGTTTACCGATGAATTGTGTTGTTCGCCTCTACAACGGCTCTGAGTACGAAATTCAAGGTCTCTACCAATGGAATCGTTATAATTGGCGCTGGCCGCAAAAGTAAAGGGGATAGGCGCAACAATTGCCAAAGTTTGGCTAATTGGTTTTTGGTCGTTTCCGAAGCCAGAGTGTAATTGTGCAAATATTTATCCCAAATCGCCTTTGGTATTTATTCATGCTCGACAATGAAGGAGCTAGTACGAAAACTAACTCCGCAATAGCTACAAATGTCAGAATCGGACGCAGGGATTAAAGGATCACCAACCAACTTTCAGGAAATTCTCAATAGCGCGATCGCCGCAGGCGGGGCTTTGCCCATCGCTACTGCTATTGTTTGTTTTCGCGTCTTTCCTAATTATGATTGGATCTGTGATTACCAGTCTCCTGGTTGTGAAGCCATCTTTGGCTATACCGCACAGGAAATTATGCATAATCAAAATTTGTGGATGTTGGGAGTGCATCCCGAAGATCGAGAAACGGTGATTATGCCACTGTATGAATATGTCTTTGCTGAACGCACCGCAACTGTAGAATACCGATTTGCTCACAAAGATGGTTCCCAGCGATGGATATCAGCTACCTATACCTCCCGCTATGTTGAAGATGCACAATGCTGGATTGTCACCGGGACTAATTTCGACATCAGCAAACGCAAACAGATAGAAGAGTCACTGCGACAAAGTGAAGAACGCTTTCGGGCTATTTTCGATCTCACCTTTGAATTTGTAGGGCTACTGACACCCGAAGGTACTGTCTTGGAAGCCAATCAAACTGCGCTCAGTTTTGCTGGATTGCAACTCTCAGATGTAGTTAATCGGCCATTTTGGTCAGCCCGATGGTGGACAATTACTTCAGCAACTCAGGAACAGTTAAAAGCGGCGATCGCTCAAGCTGCTGGGGGCGAATTTGTCCGTTATCAGGTGGATGTCTTGGGAGTGGGAGACAACATCGCCACCATTGATTTTTCCCTCAAACCGATCAAAGATCACACAGGTAAAGTTGTGCTGTTGATTCCCGAAGGGCGGGATATTACCGAACAGCAAGCCGCACTGCGCGATCGCCAAAAAGCAGAAGTCGCCTTAGCTAAAAGTGAAGAAAAACTCCGACTCACCTTGGAATTGACCCATATCGGTAACTGGGACTGGAATATTCTCACCGGTGAAGTAATTTGGAACAAGAGCAATCATCGCT
The Nodularia sp. LEGE 06071 genome window above contains:
- a CDS encoding biotin carboxylase encodes the protein MQTASRIITQYAKLITVVFISCLLAVVSWVYTPESIALTQIKLFDVSYQDCPAELAEGSVISSGSAAANCFIVTGKAENGTYKMVYDADIFGRIYDANNNPVMQNRTRLGSIPEIPPGVSDFELRISVPANQPEPLQLKQFKASGFSGQVRR